The DNA sequence CTGGACCAACTGGCCACCGTCACCCCGCAACAAGCTTTGAATCACCCCCAATGGCGCATGGGGAAGAAGGTTACGATCGACAGCGCTTCATTGATGAACAAAGGACTGGAAGTCATCGAAGCTCACTGGCTTTTCGGTGTTCCCGCCCAACAGATTGAGGTTCTCATTCACCCCCAATCGATCATCCATTCTATGGTAGAATATATCGACGGGTCGGTGGTCGCCCAGATGTCCATGCCGGATATGCGCGGGCCCATTGCCTATGCCCTCGGCTATCCCGAAAGGTTGGATTTGCAGCTTCCTTCTCTGAATCTTTTCGAAATCGGCCAGTTAACCTTCAGCCCGGTGGATCAAGAGCGATTTCCGGCCTTGGGACTGGCGTATCGGGCTCTCCAAGAAGGAGGAACCATGCCAGCGGTTCTTAATGCCGCCAATGAAGTGGCTGTGGAGGCCTTTTTACAGGGTCGCTTGGGATTCCTCCAAATCTCCCGTTTGATCTGCAAAACCATGGACCATCACCGTCCGAGTGAACAACACAGCCTGGAGAATATCCTCCATGCCCATGCCTGGGCCAAACAAGAGGCCCAACAATTGATCGACCGAGGTAAAATGTGATCACAACGATCATCGCCACCATCATCGTTTTAGGAGTTTTAATTTTCGTCCATGAACTGGGCCATTTCCTCATGGCCAAAAAGTCAAAGGTCGGAGTCATCACCT is a window from the Deltaproteobacteria bacterium genome containing:
- a CDS encoding 1-deoxy-D-xylulose-5-phosphate reductoisomerase, whose product is MKKIAILGSTGSVGVNALDIVAQHPDKFRVVALAGGANLKKMEEQILRFRPELVALMDPESARRLQDSLLGKTTRILAGMEGLVAVATHPEAEMVLSALAGSVGLLPTLAAVRAQKNLAIANKEPLVMAGEILVREIQEKGVHLLPVDSEHSAIFQAMAGHRQEDIKRLILTASGGPFLLTPLDQLATVTPQQALNHPQWRMGKKVTIDSASLMNKGLEVIEAHWLFGVPAQQIEVLIHPQSIIHSMVEYIDGSVVAQMSMPDMRGPIAYALGYPERLDLQLPSLNLFEIGQLTFSPVDQERFPALGLAYRALQEGGTMPAVLNAANEVAVEAFLQGRLGFLQISRLICKTMDHHRPSEQHSLENILHAHAWAKQEAQQLIDRGKM